A DNA window from Drosophila pseudoobscura strain MV-25-SWS-2005 chromosome 2, UCI_Dpse_MV25, whole genome shotgun sequence contains the following coding sequences:
- the LOC26533096 gene encoding uncharacterized protein isoform X3 has product MWRRSQMVDYSSVLQKKISLMRRIEYGTAMQDLIHEPMAAVPFESIYSPVEALELATFAYDKERPDLAEMWLNVTLSGYQKLSPSKKELYKVLSVVKESEVQKLYKKVKKINKLFWIFELLKKMLWLYYKL; this is encoded by the exons ATGTGGAGGAGAAGTCAAATGGTGGACTATAGCAGTGTGCTCCAGAAAAAGATCAGTTTGATGCGTCG AATAGAATATGGTACCGCCATGCAAGATCTCATCCACGAACCCATGGCAGCAGTTCCGTTCGA ATCCATATACAGTCCGGTGGAGGCCTTGGAGCTTGCTACCTTCGCATACGACAAGGAGCGCCCCGATCTCGCCGAGATGTGGCTGAATGTGACACTATCCGGCTACCAGAAACTCAGTCCCAGCAAAAAGGAACTCTACAAAGTGCTGAGCGTGGTCAAAGAAAGTGAAGTGCAAAAGCTCTATAAAAAggtaaaaaaaattaacaaattgttTTGGATTTTTGAATTGTTAAAAAAGATGTTGTGGCTATATTACAAACTCTAA
- the LOC26533096 gene encoding uncharacterized protein isoform X1 yields the protein MWRRSQMVDYSSVLQKKISLMRRYIALMRVKQTHAEPDREQYMANPLQSYSLIHHMHFDWTTWRRLMEQSLGREQISEIRALMPQISRIEYGTAMQDLIHEPMAAVPFESIYSPVEALELATFAYDKERPDLAEMWLNVTLSGYQKLSPSKKELYKVLSVVKESEVQKLYKKVKKINKLFWIFELLKKMLWLYYKL from the exons ATGTGGAGGAGAAGTCAAATGGTGGACTATAGCAGTGTGCTCCAGAAAAAGATCAGTTTGATGCGTCG TTACATTGCTTTGATGAGAGTGAAGCAAACGCATGCGGAACCCGACAGGGAGCAGTATATGGCCAATCCCCTCCAAAGCTATTCTCTGATCCACCACATGCACTTCGACTGGACGACTTGGCGTAGGCTCATGGAGCAGTCACTAGGCAGAG AGCAAATCTCTGAAATCCGTGCACTAATGCCCCAAATTTCCAGAATAGAATATGGTACCGCCATGCAAGATCTCATCCACGAACCCATGGCAGCAGTTCCGTTCGA ATCCATATACAGTCCGGTGGAGGCCTTGGAGCTTGCTACCTTCGCATACGACAAGGAGCGCCCCGATCTCGCCGAGATGTGGCTGAATGTGACACTATCCGGCTACCAGAAACTCAGTCCCAGCAAAAAGGAACTCTACAAAGTGCTGAGCGTGGTCAAAGAAAGTGAAGTGCAAAAGCTCTATAAAAAggtaaaaaaaattaacaaattgttTTGGATTTTTGAATTGTTAAAAAAGATGTTGTGGCTATATTACAAACTCTAA
- the LOC26533096 gene encoding uncharacterized protein isoform X2 translates to MWRRSQMVDYSSVLQKKISLMRRYIALMRVKQTHAEPDREQYMANPLQSYSLIHHMHFDWTTWRRLMEQSLGREQISEIRALMPQISRIEYGTAMQDLIHEPMAAVPFDPVEALELATFAYDKERPDLAEMWLNVTLSGYQKLSPSKKELYKVLSVVKESEVQKLYKKVKKINKLFWIFELLKKMLWLYYKL, encoded by the exons ATGTGGAGGAGAAGTCAAATGGTGGACTATAGCAGTGTGCTCCAGAAAAAGATCAGTTTGATGCGTCG TTACATTGCTTTGATGAGAGTGAAGCAAACGCATGCGGAACCCGACAGGGAGCAGTATATGGCCAATCCCCTCCAAAGCTATTCTCTGATCCACCACATGCACTTCGACTGGACGACTTGGCGTAGGCTCATGGAGCAGTCACTAGGCAGAG AGCAAATCTCTGAAATCCGTGCACTAATGCCCCAAATTTCCAGAATAGAATATGGTACCGCCATGCAAGATCTCATCCACGAACCCATGGCAGCAGTTCCGTTCGA TCCGGTGGAGGCCTTGGAGCTTGCTACCTTCGCATACGACAAGGAGCGCCCCGATCTCGCCGAGATGTGGCTGAATGTGACACTATCCGGCTACCAGAAACTCAGTCCCAGCAAAAAGGAACTCTACAAAGTGCTGAGCGTGGTCAAAGAAAGTGAAGTGCAAAAGCTCTATAAAAAggtaaaaaaaattaacaaattgttTTGGATTTTTGAATTGTTAAAAAAGATGTTGTGGCTATATTACAAACTCTAA
- the LOC26533096 gene encoding uncharacterized protein isoform X4 codes for MWRRSQMVDYSSVLQKKISLMRRIEYGTAMQDLIHEPMAAVPFDPVEALELATFAYDKERPDLAEMWLNVTLSGYQKLSPSKKELYKVLSVVKESEVQKLYKKVKKINKLFWIFELLKKMLWLYYKL; via the exons ATGTGGAGGAGAAGTCAAATGGTGGACTATAGCAGTGTGCTCCAGAAAAAGATCAGTTTGATGCGTCG AATAGAATATGGTACCGCCATGCAAGATCTCATCCACGAACCCATGGCAGCAGTTCCGTTCGA TCCGGTGGAGGCCTTGGAGCTTGCTACCTTCGCATACGACAAGGAGCGCCCCGATCTCGCCGAGATGTGGCTGAATGTGACACTATCCGGCTACCAGAAACTCAGTCCCAGCAAAAAGGAACTCTACAAAGTGCTGAGCGTGGTCAAAGAAAGTGAAGTGCAAAAGCTCTATAAAAAggtaaaaaaaattaacaaattgttTTGGATTTTTGAATTGTTAAAAAAGATGTTGTGGCTATATTACAAACTCTAA
- the LOC6903737 gene encoding prolyl 4-hydroxylase subunit alpha-2-like isoform X2 translates to MRRSTIIFFVGVLAGLDSFSNAQSREHPARSIYKLREYLELQGNLVLNLEYYVYHLEIKLHKIQEALLDMEKVHALFEEDKRAFVSNPVNSFSLIRHMHSDWMKWQLYLSGDPGQEQLAYMRETSAYLPTKDDIADALLGMERVRSVYGLEPQDMASGLLSDVQYDSSFSPHDCRSLAEYSIGMKDYPTAERWLQVAISLLQDRNEDPVVPLNIIDVTQTLVESYRAQRNPWSAGHILEAALKLSPFDARLLRLKEQVSTDLMYEVPLKHRPKGVPDQDHCCNGLCKGPRNRHLHCFYLTKRGSPFLLLARVRTEILSDDPFIVLYYDVLTHSDMVSLRNTSEPLLHPATTIQYLNAPQELSNSRTAHFVWLEPTITEATRRADRVLWDVTGLNLSNSEMFQVNNYGIGGSFMRHSDLLHSKLSSERTHCHGHILPKRCAPGRRHFVHRAECDRIPPGRNCSFLVQPGPFRRSRYENTPHRLSRHRGFQVDDDPLDI, encoded by the exons ATGAGAAGAAGTACCATAATATTCTTCGTGGGAGTGCTCGCCGGCTTAGACAGCTTTTCGAATGCCCAGTCTAGGGAGCATCCCGCCAGGTCGATATACAAGCTGCGCGAGTATCTTGAACTTCAAGGAAATTTGGTTCTCAACCTGGAGTACTATGTGTACCACCTGGAAATAAAACTGCATAAAATCCAAGA AGCTCTGCTTGACATGGAGAAAGTGCATGCTCTTTTTGAGGAGGACAAAAGGGCCTTTGTGTCCAATCCCGTCAACAGTTTCTCGCTCATCCGACACATGCACTCTGACTGGATGAAGTGGCAGCTCTACCTATCGGGGGACCCAGGACAAG AACAACTGGCGTACATGAGGGAAACCAGTGCGTATCTCCCGACCAAGGATGATATCGCAGACGCCCTTCTGGGTATGGAAAGAGTGAGGAGTGTGTATGGCCTGGAGCCCCAGGATATGGCGAGTGGCTTGCTCTCGGACGTGCAGTACGA CTCTAGTTTTTCCCCCCATGACTGTCGCTCGCTGGCGGAGTACAgcatcggaatgaaggactaCCCCACTGCAGAGCGATGGCTACAGGTGGCCATATCGCTGCTTCAGGACAGAAATGAGGATCCAGTTGTCCCTCTGAACATCATTGATGTTACCCAAACTCTAGTAGAAAGCTACCGCGCCCAGC GAAATCCTTGGAGTGCTGGGCATATCCTGGAAGCTGCTCTGAAGCTGAGTCCTTTTGATGCTCGTCTGTTGAGGCTGAAGGAGCAAGTGAGCACAGACTTGATGTACGAGGTTCCGCTGAAACACAGGCCAAAAGGAGTGCCCGATCAGGATCACTGCTGTAATGGGCTTTGTAAGGGGCCCAGGAACAGGCACCTCCACTGCTTCTACCTCACAAAACGAGGATCCCCCTTTCTGCTCTTGGCGAGGGTTAGGACTGAGATTCTCTCTGACGATCCCTTTATTGTGTTGTACTACGATGTATTGACCCACTCCGATATGGTGTCCCTGCGGAACACAAGCGAGCCGTTGCTTCATCCAGCCACCACCATTCAATATCTTAATGCGCCGCAGGAGTTGTCTAACTCTCGTACAGCGCACTTCGTCTGGCTGGAGCCGACCATTACAGAGGCGACCCGAAGAGCAGATCGGGTGCTTTGGGATGTCACGGGTCTAAATCTTAGCAACTCTGAAATGTTTCAGGTCAATAACTATGGGATTGGAGGCTCGTTCATGCGCCACAGTGACCTTTTGCACTCC AAATTATCTAGTGAGAGAACGCATTGCCACGGCCATATTTTAC CTAAGCGATGTGCCCCAGGGCGGCGCCACTTTGTTCACAGAGCTGAA